A stretch of DNA from Thiothrix subterranea:
AAACGCGGCTTCAATCAAGCGCTGGAACTGGCACGTCCACTCGCCAAACAGTTAGGCATTCCGCTGCTGACACGCCCCATTCAGCGGCGTAAATCTACCCTGCCGCAGACCGAACTGGATGCCAGCCAGCGCCAACACAATGTGCATCAAGCTTTTCAATTACACACCTCACTCCCCTACCGCCACATTGCGATTTTCGATGACGTTATCACCACCGGCGCAACCGCCCGCGAACTGGCGGCAGTGTTACGCGCACAAGGCGTTGCGCATGTTGACATCTGGTCGTGCGCCCGCGCTATCTTGCGCCAAAAGCATGAACTTGACCCACAAATCGACTACCATTAAGCCCTACCCCCAATAAATTGGAAGCAAACACCCATGATTCGCAGCATGACGGCCTTTTCTCACCGCGAACTGACCATTGAACACGGCACACTCCAATGGGAAGCCCGCACTGTTAACCACCGCTACCTCGACATCAGCCTGCGTTTGCCTGAAGAATTCCGCAGTCAAGAAAACAGTTTCCGCGAAACCATCCAAACCAATCTCAAGCGTGGCAAGTTTGAAGCCAGCTTGCGTTTCACGCCCACCACCGGCAATACCAACGAAATTCGCATCAATGAACCGCTGGCACGCGCCCTGATCATTGCCTGCCGCCAATTGGAAACCATTAC
This window harbors:
- a CDS encoding ComF family protein — protein: MKYLAQPWQTLCHHLNPSCAFCGETRIPGYPLCQHCHAELPWLSVEDQRPLPGCTASVSAFAYQAPISSLLLGIKFGRNLRELATLGELTATGILPQLTQVPDAILPVPLHTARLHKRGFNQALELARPLAKQLGIPLLTRPIQRRKSTLPQTELDASQRQHNVHQAFQLHTSLPYRHIAIFDDVITTGATARELAAVLRAQGVAHVDIWSCARAILRQKHELDPQIDYH